In Tenebrio molitor chromosome 8, icTenMoli1.1, whole genome shotgun sequence, a genomic segment contains:
- the LOC138136973 gene encoding G-protein coupled receptor dmsr-1-like, giving the protein MAALISNNNLKLFQLINSLNASNNTYNFTENELQVLQNQLSFLKRNSTAFAETHRNFKDCAGRFTHFARIYAAYYHPYFAIFVCVFGTIANILNIVVLTRKDMACAPVNRILTALAVADILLMVEYIPYVYYYYIALPKSLDFSYHGAIFMLIHVHITQIFHTTSVCLNLTLAVWRYLALRYPARKYVICSEFRCTVGIGLSYILPLILCIPTYTALSITTQEIVENKTKYTLYHTDLSEIFKANTTLLQINFWIYAVLIKLLPCCILTVISFWLIRTLFNAKKRKQVLRSCECYALTEIGRPRSDASKSERSADRTTKMLVAVLILFLITEFPQGIFAFMIGIKGKYLFLECYQLFGEMMDILALLNGAISFILYCFMNKMFRRTFGQLFKKRILGWTLSTCVHGQ; this is encoded by the exons aTGGCTGCATTAATatccaataataatttaaaactatTTCAGCTAATTAATTCTTTGAATGCTTCCAACAACACATACAACTTTACCGAAAACGAATTACAAGTTCTTCAAAATCAACTTTCTTTTCTAAAACGCAACTCGACCGCTTTTGCGGAGACTCACAGGAACTTCAAGGACTGTGCAGGCAGATTCACACATTTTGCTCGAATCTATGCCGCTTATTACCATCCGTATTTCGCTATTTTTGTATGTGTGTTTGGAACCATTGCCAATATCTTGAATATTGTTGTTTTAACAAGGAAAGACATGGCGTGTGCTCCCGTAAATCGCATTTTAACAGCGCTGGCTGTGGCTGACATATTGCTCATGGTGGAGTACATTCCATACGTTTATTACTATTACATTGCCTTACCAAAAAGTCTGGATTTTTCGTACCATGGGGCTATTTTTATGCTGATCCACGTCCACATCACGCAGATTTTCCACACCACGTCTGTGTGTCTTAACCTCACTCTGGCTGTGTGGAGGTACTTGGCCCTTAG ATATCCTGCAAGAAAGTACGTGATATGTTCAGAGTTTCGCTGCACTGTAGGAATAGGACTCAGCTACATCCTACCCCTCATCTTGTGCATCCCGACATACACCGCTCTCAGCATAACAACACAGGAAATAGTCgagaataaaacaaaatacacCCTTTACCACACCGATCTGAGTGAAATATTTAAGGCAAATACCACACTCCTCCAGATCAACTTCTGGATCTACGCAGTGCTTATCAAGCTGTTGCCTTGTTGCATCTTAACAGTGATAAGCTTCTGGTTGATCCGCACCCTGTTCAACGCCAAGAAACGGAAGCAAGTGCTGCGGAGCTGCGAATGTTATGCTTTGACTGAAATTGGGAGGCCGAGGTCCGATGCATCGAAAAGCGAAAGAAGTGCGGATCGTACCACTAAGATGTTGGTTGCTGTTCTCATCTTGTTTCTTATCACCGAATTTCCGCAGGGAATTTTTGCGTTTATGATTGGAATAAAGGGGAAATACTTGTTTTTAGAGTGTTACCAGCTGTTTGGGGAAATGATGGACATACTGGCGTTGCTCAACGGGGCGATCAGTTTTATTCTGTACTGCTTTATGAACAAGATGTTTAGGAGGACGTTTGGACAGTTGTTCAAAAAGAGAATTCTTGGGTGGACGTTGTCAACTTGCGTACATG GGCAATAA